In a single window of the Drosophila miranda strain MSH22 chromosome XL, D.miranda_PacBio2.1, whole genome shotgun sequence genome:
- the LOC108151818 gene encoding uncharacterized protein LOC108151818: protein MSIRNIHVHTTYYEEEYDSPTTVSEGSTESVRSEWSDSEEEEQLPPASDSHRWNFQLLGTVVLLFLVRLWHKDYLQYFVGSIMLPGPALSESARPLHTGLMWFSSAALFRLLRKRASEWERCEVQRQRRLEKLERLLMWQ from the exons ATGTCGATCCGCaacatacatgtacatactACATACTATGAGGAGGAATATGACAGCCCGACTACGGTTAGCGAGGGGAGCACGGAGAGCGTGCGGAGCGAGTGGAGCGACTCAG AGGAAGAAGAGCAGCTGCCGCCGGCAAGCGATTCGCATCGGTGGAACTTTCAGCTGCTGGGCACAGTGGTGCTGCTGTTCCTGGTCCGCCTCTGGCACAAGGACTACCTCCAGTACTTTGTGGGTTCCATTATGCTGCCAGGGCCAGCCCTATCGGAATCTGCTCGGCCGCTGCACACGGGACTCATGTGGTTCTCTTCGGCGGCCCTCTTCAGGCTACTCCGTAAGCGGGCAAGCGAGTGGGAGCGTTGTGAAGTGCAGCGCCAGCGTCGATTGGAAAAGTTGGAGCGGCTTTTAATGTGGCAGTAG